The sequence below is a genomic window from Salinispira pacifica.
CGATCCGCATAATGGAACTGTACGCTGAATAATGGATGTCCGGAAACAGGATCAGGGAGGAGGGAATGTCCCGGCAGATACGGCAGCAGTCGATGATCCCGGGGCCCTCCTTGCTCCCCATATCCCCGCACTGCGCAGATATTTGTATGTGCTTCATAACGGAAATCTCCACGATGCTGAAGACAGTCTCCAGGAGGGGCTGCTTCGGGCCATAGAGCGTTTGGAAAGTTTCCGCGGACCCGCCGGATTTAAATCCTGGCTCTTTTCCGTGTGCCGGAACGCGGCTCTGGACGGATTCCGTAAAAACCGCCGCCGCCGGGAATACAGCGGTGACTGGGAAGGGCTGCTGGAGGGCCGGGCCAGCACTCTTCCGGGTCCTGAAGAGCTGGTTCTGTCTCATGCCCAAAGGGAGACCGTGATCGATGCCCTGATGAAGCTTTCTCCCCGATTTCGCATGCCCCTGATGCTCAAAGAAATTGAAGGAATGTCCATCCGGGAAATTTCTGAAATTCTGGGTCTGCCCGAGGGGACGGTGAAATCCCGTCTTTCAACGGGAAGAAAAAAACTTGCGGCACAGTTCACACGGCTGTACGCCGGGAAAGGAGGATTTGAACTATGAAGATACTCCGGATGAAAAAAAAGAGCGGAACCCCCTCCCAGGAAGATGTGCTGAATATTCTTCGGAACCATGGCAGGGTTGAACTGGAAAGACGCATGGAAAGCGAACAAGCCCTGGACGGTGAAAGCCCCTTCCGGCGTCACCGGTCCATAGGCCGGTCAGCCGTGCAGAGAGCAGGCCGGGCGGCAATGCTGCTGTTCGCCCTGGGGGTTCTGGGGCTTGGATCCGCCGGTGTTATGAGGACTATGAGTGTGAACCAGATGGTTTCCTCGGAGATGGAAGTGTTTGTGACCGAAATTGTCGCACCCGGGGAACGCGACGGGTATTTTCACGGCTTTGAACAGGAGATGAGTACTCTCATTGACATGGTGATACTTCCGGCCAATGAAGCTCCCTGAAATACACACAAAAAAAGCCCCGTGACCGCATCTGATTGCGGCACGGGGCCTGGCTGTCTGAAAAAGTCCGTCTACTTGATGGAGTAGAAGGCCTTCATTCCCGCATATTCTGCAGTTGTTTCGAGCATGTCTTCGATCCGCATGAGCTGGTTGTACTTGGCAAGACGGTCGGAGCGGCTCATGGAACCGGTCTTTATCTGTCCGGTTTCCAGACCTACAACCAGGTCGGCAATAAAGCTGTCTTCTGTTTCACCTGAGCGGTGGCTGATAATGCTGGTGTAGCCTGCCCGCTTGGCCATTTCAACTGCCTCGTAGGTTTCGGTGAGAGTTCCGATCTGGTTTACCTTGATCAGGATTGAGTTGGCGATTCCCTTTTCGATTCCGGTTGAAAGCCGTGAGGTGTTGGTTACGAAGAGGTCGTCTCCAACAAGCTGTACTTTGTCGCCGATTTTGTCGGTGAGATCTTTCCAGCCGTCCCAGTCGTCTTCCGCCATACCGTCTTCGATGCTGATAATGGGGTAGCGCTTCGCCCAGTCTGCCCAGTAATCGGCCATTTCGCTAGAGCTGAGCTTGTCGCCGGTGGACCATTTGAGTTCGTACTTGCCGCTCTCTTTGTTGTAGAATTCGCTTGAGGCGGGGTCAAGTGCGATGAATACATCTTCACCGGGCTTGTATCCGGCTTTTTCAATTGCCTGCATGATCACTTCAAGAGCTTCTTCGTTGGATTTCAGGTTGGGCGCAAAGCCCCCTTCATCGCCAACGGAGGTTGCGTAATTCTTATCTTTGAGAATTTTCTTCAGGTTGTGAAAGATTTCCGCTGTCATGCGCATGGCTTGACGGAAACTGTCCGCACCTACGGGCATTACCATAAATTCCTGAAAATCCACTGAGTTATCCGCATGGGATCCGCCGTTGATGATGTTCGCCATGGGGACGGGAAGCAGTGTGGTGTGGTAGGGGCCGAGGTATTTGAACAGGGGCTGTCCGAGGAAATCCGCAGCAGCCCGGGCGGTTGCCAGGGAAACTCCCAGAATGGCGTTTGCGCCCAGCTTTCCTTTGTTTTCGGTACCGTCGAGTTCGATCATGGTCCGGTCAATTTCCACCTGATCCAGTGCATCAAGGCCTTCGATTTCCGCAGCAACGGTGTTGTTAACGTTTTCCACGGCTTTGAGAACACCCTTGCCCATGTAGCGCTTTTTATCTCCGTCCCGGAGTTCCACGGCTTCATGTTCACCGGTGGATGCACCGCTGGGTACTGCTGCACGGCCAAAACTGCCGTCTTCAAGGATGACGTCTACTTCAACTGTGGGATTTCCACGGGAGTCAAGGATTTCTCTGGCCTCAACATATTCGATTAAACTCATACATATCTCCTAATACATGGTGATTTTCCGGAATATTCCGGCATACCGTCCGACTGCTTGGAATTAATCGGATCGGATCAGGGGTTGGCGCTCCAGGCATTGCCCGATCTCCGGGGGTGCTGAGCCCCTGTTCCGGTGACCGTGCTGTTCACGGGATTGAAAAGCCTGCCTTGGATTGCTAACACCAATATCTGACAAACAATGGGGGTTGTCAAGTCGCCCGTCATATTCCATTGGACAGGATCATACCGGGCAAATTAGAATACAGATAGAATGAAAATGAGCCAAACCCTCCATGTATTCCATGACTCTCCCGAAGACGACGGCGGAACGTCCCGGCGGCTGAAAAGCACCGGCCTGCTGCTGCGGGGAGGCTATATTCAGGCTCTGGGAGATGGGCTTTTCGCGTATCTGCCCATGGGAATGAAGGTGATCCGGAACATTGCCGCCCACATAACACGGGAGCTCAGGAAGCTGGGGGGTGAAGAGGTGTTGCTGCCCCTGGTGAACCCGGGAGAGCTGTGGGAGACTTCCGGGCGGGATATTATGGTTTCTGAAGAGATTACCTGGGTTGAAGACAAGAATAATCGCCTTTTGGTCCTGGCCCCCATGCATGAAGAAGCCAGTGTGGAATGCATGCGACGGAGCATCCGTTCTGTTGATCAGCTGCCCAGGTTCATCTATCAGTTCCAGGGAAAATTCAGGGATGAGGTGCTCAGTGAAACCGGTTTGCTGAAGGCCCGGGAATTTATTATGAGCGATTCCTATTCCTTTCACCGAAGCTATACCGAATTGAACAACTTCATTCCCAAGATGTTCGCAGCATACAAGGCTATTTTCACCGGTCTGGGATTGAATATGATTACCGCCGAAGGGTCGGCGAATTTTGCAGGGGCCAGCAACTCCTACGATTTTCTTCTGGGGCATCCCTGGGGAGAGGATGTGCTGGTTCACTGTCCCGGATGCGGCTACAGTGCGAACCAGGATGTGGCTGTGGCCCGGCAGGAGTATCATGCCGGGCGTCCCCTTGAAATGGAACGGGTGAACCATAAAAACTGTTTTGATCTTGCCTGTCTCCGTCAGTCCCGGGGGCTTCCCGCCAGCAGAACTGCCGAGGCCAGGGTTTTTGCAACCCTCCGGGGATATGTGTTCGCCGTGTACCGCTCAGACCGCCGTGTCTCACCGGACAAGCTTGCCAAAGTACTGAATGTACCGATTATCACCGAAATGAATGAGACTGAGCTGGAACAAATGGGCTTCCCCGCGTATGTAAAACCGGGGCGGGGGCGCAGAAAGGCTTCAGACCCTGCCGCGTCTCCGTTTCTCTCTCCTCTGCTGGACTCGATGCCGGATCTGGATAACTGGGAGTTTTCAGTTGCCGTGGATAACTCGGTGGCGGAAAGTGCAAACCTTATTTTCAGCGGTGGGAAACCCGGAAATTACATTATCAACGTAAACTTCGGAAGGGATTTTGATGCGGATTTCAGCGGGGACTTCACCATGGTGGATGCCCCTGCCCGATGCTATCACTGCAATACCGAACTTGAACTGAGCAGCAGCATTAAGATTGCCAGTATTTACCGCATCGGCGAGTTTTACTCCCGGAAATTCGGCTTTCTTCTGAAGGACCGGCAGGGAGAGGATGTATATCCTTCCATGGGAGCCTACGGTTTCGGTCTTGGGCGTCTCATGGCAAGTCTGGTGGAAGCCCACGCATATAAAGACGGATACATCTGGCC
It includes:
- a CDS encoding RNA polymerase sigma factor, which codes for MDVRKQDQGGGNVPADTAAVDDPGALLAPHIPALRRYLYVLHNGNLHDAEDSLQEGLLRAIERLESFRGPAGFKSWLFSVCRNAALDGFRKNRRRREYSGDWEGLLEGRASTLPGPEELVLSHAQRETVIDALMKLSPRFRMPLMLKEIEGMSIREISEILGLPEGTVKSRLSTGRKKLAAQFTRLYAGKGGFEL
- the eno gene encoding phosphopyruvate hydratase, with protein sequence MSLIEYVEAREILDSRGNPTVEVDVILEDGSFGRAAVPSGASTGEHEAVELRDGDKKRYMGKGVLKAVENVNNTVAAEIEGLDALDQVEIDRTMIELDGTENKGKLGANAILGVSLATARAAADFLGQPLFKYLGPYHTTLLPVPMANIINGGSHADNSVDFQEFMVMPVGADSFRQAMRMTAEIFHNLKKILKDKNYATSVGDEGGFAPNLKSNEEALEVIMQAIEKAGYKPGEDVFIALDPASSEFYNKESGKYELKWSTGDKLSSSEMADYWADWAKRYPIISIEDGMAEDDWDGWKDLTDKIGDKVQLVGDDLFVTNTSRLSTGIEKGIANSILIKVNQIGTLTETYEAVEMAKRAGYTSIISHRSGETEDSFIADLVVGLETGQIKTGSMSRSDRLAKYNQLMRIEDMLETTAEYAGMKAFYSIK
- a CDS encoding proline--tRNA ligase yields the protein MKMSQTLHVFHDSPEDDGGTSRRLKSTGLLLRGGYIQALGDGLFAYLPMGMKVIRNIAAHITRELRKLGGEEVLLPLVNPGELWETSGRDIMVSEEITWVEDKNNRLLVLAPMHEEASVECMRRSIRSVDQLPRFIYQFQGKFRDEVLSETGLLKAREFIMSDSYSFHRSYTELNNFIPKMFAAYKAIFTGLGLNMITAEGSANFAGASNSYDFLLGHPWGEDVLVHCPGCGYSANQDVAVARQEYHAGRPLEMERVNHKNCFDLACLRQSRGLPASRTAEARVFATLRGYVFAVYRSDRRVSPDKLAKVLNVPIITEMNETELEQMGFPAYVKPGRGRRKASDPAASPFLSPLLDSMPDLDNWEFSVAVDNSVAESANLIFSGGKPGNYIINVNFGRDFDADFSGDFTMVDAPARCYHCNTELELSSSIKIASIYRIGEFYSRKFGFLLKDRQGEDVYPSMGAYGFGLGRLMASLVEAHAYKDGYIWPMNISPYKAVLIIVGRSATIQEIGNKIHSRLGPEILLDDRKIPVIRKFRDLDRTGIPVRMIISGQTLDDGKLMICHRRLCPPQRVQLNHVEAKLRELEDLEQERFSQGKLFPEEE